Proteins encoded in a region of the Paenibacillus pedocola genome:
- the cls gene encoding cardiolipin synthase: MIVLLLGLFVLQIAIIVLLEYRRPQRALAWVFLSFCCPPLGLLLYYFLGRDYWQSRKIDKGCIPSRLSEIGAHVSGKIKIVQKPEECGNPAFTGHEELLYLLARLSGRNITGRNRSRILPDAQEAYAAMLEVMEAAREHIHLEFYIFRDDEIGKHFQEVMVRKARQGVKVRLLCDGLGSHRLSRKFIATLKHAGVEVHFFLPLLHSLLDRRFNYRNHRKIMVIDGLVGFTGGMNVGDDYLGKDPKMGYWRDTHLRLEGDSVYHLQAIFLKDWKLAAGDWLSHPRFFPAHSCTEQEAVLVVASGPDGAIDASEEMYFAALCSARRRIWITSPYFIPDPTICRALKNAVLSGVDVRIIIPAKPDNKLVYSASLSYLENLQDAGVKFYRYTRGFMHAKVMIIDDLLATIGSANLDMRSFYSNFELTAVLLHPESIAELASDFEKDLQYSPFIDPEKFRERAWNVKLIQSLCQLLSPLL, translated from the coding sequence ATAATTGTGCTCTTACTCGGTCTTTTTGTACTGCAGATTGCTATCATAGTGCTGCTGGAATACCGCCGTCCGCAAAGGGCGCTGGCCTGGGTGTTCCTTAGCTTCTGCTGCCCTCCGCTGGGTCTGCTGCTCTATTATTTCCTGGGGAGGGATTATTGGCAGAGCCGCAAGATAGACAAGGGCTGTATACCTTCGAGGCTTAGTGAAATCGGTGCCCATGTCTCCGGTAAAATCAAAATTGTCCAGAAGCCGGAGGAATGCGGAAACCCGGCGTTTACCGGCCATGAGGAGCTGCTCTATCTGCTCGCCAGGCTGTCCGGCCGGAATATTACAGGCCGTAATCGCAGCCGGATCCTGCCAGATGCACAGGAGGCCTATGCTGCCATGCTGGAGGTGATGGAAGCGGCGCGGGAACATATCCATTTGGAATTCTATATTTTTCGTGACGATGAGATTGGGAAGCACTTCCAGGAGGTGATGGTCCGCAAAGCGCGTCAGGGGGTCAAGGTGCGTCTGCTGTGTGACGGGCTCGGCAGCCATCGTCTGAGCCGGAAATTTATCGCCACCTTAAAACATGCGGGAGTCGAGGTTCATTTCTTTTTGCCGCTGCTTCATTCGCTGCTGGACCGCAGGTTCAATTACCGGAATCACCGCAAAATTATGGTTATTGACGGTCTGGTAGGATTTACAGGAGGGATGAATGTCGGGGATGATTATTTGGGCAAAGACCCCAAAATGGGCTATTGGCGCGACACCCATCTGCGGCTGGAGGGAGATTCTGTATATCATCTGCAGGCTATATTTCTGAAGGACTGGAAGCTGGCGGCCGGAGACTGGCTAAGCCATCCGCGTTTTTTTCCCGCCCATAGCTGTACTGAACAGGAAGCTGTACTGGTGGTGGCCAGCGGACCGGATGGAGCGATTGATGCATCCGAGGAGATGTATTTTGCCGCGCTTTGTTCAGCCAGAAGGCGTATCTGGATTACCTCGCCTTATTTCATCCCCGATCCGACCATCTGCCGGGCGCTCAAGAATGCGGTGCTCAGCGGGGTGGATGTAAGAATCATTATTCCTGCCAAACCGGACAACAAGCTTGTCTACTCGGCTTCATTGTCCTATCTGGAGAATCTGCAGGATGCGGGAGTGAAGTTTTACCGCTATACCAGAGGTTTCATGCATGCCAAAGTCATGATTATTGACGACCTGCTGGCGACCATCGGCAGTGCCAATTTGGACATGCGCAGCTTCTATTCCAATTTTGAGCTGACAGCCGTTCTGCTCCATCCGGAGAGCATTGCTGAGCTGGCCTCGGACTTTGAAAAGGATTTACAGTACAGCCCATTTATTGACCCCGAAAAATTTAGAGAGCGAGCCTGGAATGTCAAGTTGATTCAAAGCCTTTGTCAGCTGTTATCCCCGCTATTATGA
- a CDS encoding M23 family metallopeptidase yields MKTQPDHNRITLLVVREAGRPVRQLQLSKPLALAIPAAAALSISSLVTSMHFHASRSIAELEAEAASLSLTNLRMEMKVADKEQTLQQLRSQVTELSEEAENIRDQLKSVNELEAQLQSLINTDGNTGRDTDSENDPVSTSMSTTGTLSGILPAADAAASSARNYGVAFAPEPEPAAASSSLSAVSFRLGAISSAFNSTVAPQVGGEYIAVYQDDPLELVQETRDDYAEIRSLLEEMVNSITTTITEAKEAKSAEAQLQATKALAEKKRLAPAVIWPTHSKMITSSFGYRSDPFEGVSAYHSGIDIAGSIGDPVYAAMDGEVTASEQMGARGKYIILKHSNGLETWYMHLNGMTVTVGDKVSKGQQIGTLGNTGRSTGPHLHFQVVKQNKAVNPLGYVKP; encoded by the coding sequence ATGAAAACTCAGCCAGATCACAACCGGATTACCCTGCTTGTTGTCCGCGAGGCCGGACGTCCGGTCAGACAGCTCCAGTTATCCAAGCCGCTTGCCCTGGCCATTCCGGCCGCAGCTGCCCTCTCCATCTCCAGTCTGGTCACCTCGATGCATTTTCATGCCTCACGCTCCATTGCCGAGCTGGAAGCCGAGGCTGCTTCACTGTCGCTGACCAACCTCCGGATGGAAATGAAGGTTGCCGATAAGGAACAGACCCTGCAGCAGCTCCGCAGCCAGGTAACGGAACTGTCAGAGGAAGCCGAGAACATCCGAGATCAACTGAAGAGCGTGAATGAGCTTGAAGCGCAGCTGCAATCCCTGATTAATACGGATGGCAATACCGGCCGGGATACAGACTCAGAGAACGATCCGGTTTCTACTTCTATGTCCACCACCGGTACCCTCTCCGGAATCCTACCGGCTGCAGACGCAGCGGCGTCATCCGCCCGGAACTATGGAGTCGCTTTCGCCCCAGAACCGGAGCCTGCTGCTGCTTCCTCTTCCCTGTCTGCCGTCAGCTTCCGTCTTGGAGCCATCTCTTCCGCATTCAACAGCACTGTAGCGCCACAGGTTGGCGGGGAGTATATCGCTGTCTACCAGGATGACCCTCTGGAGCTGGTGCAGGAAACCAGAGATGACTACGCAGAAATCCGCAGCCTGCTGGAAGAGATGGTAAACAGCATCACCACAACGATTACAGAGGCCAAGGAGGCCAAGAGCGCAGAAGCTCAATTGCAGGCTACCAAAGCCCTCGCAGAAAAAAAACGTCTGGCGCCGGCCGTCATCTGGCCAACCCACTCCAAAATGATCACTTCCAGCTTTGGCTACCGCTCCGATCCCTTCGAAGGCGTCTCCGCCTATCATTCAGGCATTGATATTGCCGGAAGCATCGGGGATCCGGTCTACGCGGCAATGGACGGTGAGGTCACTGCCTCTGAGCAAATGGGAGCAAGAGGCAAATACATTATTCTCAAGCATTCGAACGGTCTGGAAACCTGGTACATGCATTTGAACGGGATGACTGTCACTGTGGGTGATAAGGTGAGCAAAGGCCAGCAAATCGGCACACTTGGCAATACGGGACGCAGCACAGGCCCTCATCTCCATTTTCAGGTAGTGAAGCAGAACAAAGCGGTCAATCCCTTAGGATATGTGAAACCATAA
- a CDS encoding YitT family protein, with protein MAQRIVMMVLGAAMMSVALEIFLVPNELIDGGITGISIMLSHIFNIPLGILLTLLNLPFLVIGYKQIGKTFALSTLFAVILMSIGTQLLHPVKPITVEPLLAAVFGGVILGVGVGLVVRYGGSLDGTEIVAILVSKKLPFSVGEVVMFFNFFILSVAGFVFGWNNAMFSLIAYYIAFKMIDVTLEGLDQSKSVWIISDKFRDIGEALTERLGRGVTYLDGEGGFSGENKKVIFVVITRLEEAKLKSIVEDWDSDAFVAIGNIHDVKGGRFKKKSIH; from the coding sequence ATGGCTCAACGGATTGTTATGATGGTGCTGGGCGCGGCAATGATGTCCGTTGCGCTTGAAATTTTTCTTGTTCCCAATGAGTTGATTGACGGCGGAATAACCGGTATTTCCATTATGCTATCCCATATTTTCAACATTCCTCTCGGCATTTTGCTGACGCTGCTCAACCTGCCGTTTCTGGTTATCGGGTATAAGCAGATCGGCAAAACTTTTGCCTTATCCACCTTATTTGCCGTAATTCTAATGTCTATCGGCACACAATTGCTTCATCCGGTCAAGCCGATTACGGTTGAACCTTTACTGGCAGCCGTGTTCGGGGGCGTTATTCTTGGGGTCGGCGTAGGACTCGTTGTAAGATACGGGGGATCGCTTGACGGTACGGAGATTGTGGCCATTCTGGTTTCTAAGAAGCTGCCGTTTTCTGTCGGCGAAGTAGTCATGTTCTTCAACTTCTTTATTCTTTCCGTAGCGGGCTTTGTATTTGGCTGGAATAATGCCATGTTCTCACTGATTGCCTACTACATTGCCTTTAAGATGATCGACGTTACCCTTGAGGGTCTGGATCAGTCGAAATCAGTCTGGATTATCAGCGATAAATTCCGCGATATCGGGGAAGCGCTGACGGAGCGCCTTGGACGCGGTGTTACGTATCTCGATGGCGAAGGCGGATTTTCCGGTGAAAACAAGAAAGTAATCTTTGTAGTCATTACTCGACTGGAAGAAGCGAAGCTTAAATCGATTGTTGAAGATTGGGATTCTGACGCATTTGTTGCGATCGGTAATATCCACGATGTAAAAGGCGGCCGTTTTAAGAAAAAATCAATCCATTAG
- a CDS encoding bactofilin family protein: MWNRSKQSALFRSTDSLIGHGGNLEGKMQCDTNLRIEGNFSGEIQCQGTVTIGEQSTVLSTIKAKEVIIAGKVYGDVTADQRLTMTGTGQLHGNIQAGMLSIMEGSVLNGSVITAEQPANEAAGGHTEAKKADKAGKRASKQQNNLEAG, translated from the coding sequence ATGTGGAATAGAAGCAAGCAATCAGCGCTGTTCAGGTCTACCGATTCGCTGATCGGACATGGAGGCAATCTGGAGGGCAAGATGCAATGCGATACCAATTTGCGGATTGAGGGTAACTTCAGCGGTGAAATCCAGTGCCAGGGGACTGTAACCATCGGCGAACAAAGTACGGTGCTCTCCACGATAAAAGCCAAGGAGGTCATTATTGCCGGAAAAGTATATGGTGACGTTACTGCCGATCAGCGGCTCACCATGACGGGAACCGGACAGCTGCACGGTAATATCCAAGCAGGCATGCTGAGCATCATGGAAGGCAGCGTGCTGAACGGCTCTGTCATCACAGCCGAACAGCCCGCCAATGAAGCGGCAGGCGGGCACACCGAAGCCAAGAAGGCTGACAAGGCAGGCAAACGCGCCTCCAAGCAGCAGAATAACCTCGAAGCGGGCTAA